One Panicum virgatum strain AP13 chromosome 9K, P.virgatum_v5, whole genome shotgun sequence genomic region harbors:
- the LOC120652707 gene encoding 6-phosphofructo-2-kinase/fructose-2,6-bisphosphatase-like isoform X1, translating into MAGSGGNSDQLFVSVKLESPRLAELDLDPHLFGSHPVAGSWDPCKAMPLERAAAAVWDLSCVVPSQLEPLDFKFVLKQKKDSSQCIVEEGPNRSLGYQSNEVEMRPAVFKLDEGKDVLKCKVQVQTEILSPFDLAASWRAHQEYLHPSKVRGAHDVTINTGLEGRAKNGFASALELDLEKYVVPTPNMGSGVVYAANLTENPRSLLQTGSSSNNDTTKDILYNSTKGDSSPNHYAKTMKGATEGHAPSLEEHRAMFVDRGVGSPNFARPTKETFSASNFKFDSEAKQDMPAAEGAVAAAAVTDQMYGPKEDRKLTIVLVGLPARGKTFTAAKLTRYLRWLGHETKHFNVGKYRRLKHGTNQTADFFRGDNREGVEARNEVAALAMEDMLSWMQEGGQVGIFDATNSTRIRRNMLMKMAEGKCKIIFLETICNDKDVLERNIRLKVQQSPDYAEQTDFEAGVRDFKERLAYYEKVYEPVEEGSYIKMIDMVSGKGGQLQINDISGYLPGRIVFFLVNCHLTPRPILLTRHGESMDNVGGRIGGDSSLSEAGQLYSRKLASFVEKRLKSERTASIWTSTLQRTILTAHPIIGFPKIQWRALDEINAGVCDGMTYDEIKKSKPEEYESRKKDKLRYRYPRGESYLDVIQRLEPVIIELERQRAPVVVIAHQAVLRALYAYFADKPLEEVPNIEIPLHTIIEIPMGVAGVQERRYKLMDAVHPTAGL; encoded by the exons atggcgggctCCGGCGGGAACTCCGACCAGCTCTTCGTCTCCGTCAAGCTGGAGAGCCCCCGACTCGCGGAGCTCGACCTCGACCCCCACCTCTTCGGCTCCCATCCTGTCGCCGGCTCCTGGGACCCCTGCAAGGCC ATGCCGTTGGAgcgggctgccgccgccgtgtgGGACCTCAGCTGCGTCGTCCCTTCGCAGCTTG AACCACTGGATTTCAAGTTCGTTTTAAAGCAAAAAAAAGATAGTTCGCAGTGCATTGTTGAGGAGGGACCAAACAGATCACTAGGTTATCAGAGCAATGAAGTTGAAATGAGGCCTGCAGTGTTTAAACTCGATGAAGGGAAAGATGTACTTAAGTGCAAGGTTCAGGTTCAGACAGAAATTTTATCCCCATTTGACCTGGCTGCTAGTTGGAGGGCTCATCAGGAGTATCTTCACCCTTCAAAGGTGCGAGGGGCCCATGATGTCACTATCAACACTGGATTAGAAGGCAGAGCCAAG AATGGCTTCGCTTCTGCTTTGGAGCTTGATTTAGAGAAGTATGTAGTTCCAACACCAAACATGGGCTCCGGTGTTGTTTATGCAGCTAACTTGACTGAAAATCCACGTTCATTGTTGCAAACTGGGAGTTCCTCAAACAATGATACCACAAAGGACATTTTGTACAACTCGACTAAAGGCGATTCATCCCCAAATCACTATGCTAAAACTATGAAG GGCGCAACTGAAGGGCATGCACCATCACTGGAAGAACACAGGGCAATGTTTGTTGATAGAGGTGTTGGCTCACCAAACTTTGCAAGACCAACAAAGGAAACCTTTTCAGCGAGCAACTTTAAATTTGATTCTGAAGCAAAG CAGGATATGCCAGCAGCAGAAGGAGCTGTTGCAGCAGCTGCAGTAACTGATCAGATGTATGGCCCAAAAGAGGACCGCAAGTTGACCATTGTGTTG GTTGGGCTGCCAGCTCGTGGTAAGACCTTCACAGCAGCTAAACTTACAAGATATCTTCGATGGTTAGGTCATGAAACAAAACACTTCAATGTTGGGAAG TACCGCCGGCTCAAGCACGGAACTAATCag ACTGCTGATTTCTTTCGTGGAGATAACAGGGAGGGTGTGGAGGCACGGAATGAG GTGGCAGCATTAGCAATGGAAGATATGCTATCCTGGATGCAGGAAGGTGGTCAG GTTGGTATTTTCGATGCCACAAACAGCACAAGAATACGGAGAAACATGCTGATGAAAATGGCCGAAGGAAAATGTAAG ATTATCTTTTTGGAAACCATATGTAATGACAAGGATGTTCTCGAGAGAAATATACGATTGAAAGTTCAACAGAGTCCCGATTATGCAGAGCA GACAGATTTTGAAGCTGGCGTGCGGGATTTCAAAGAGCGATTGGCCTATTATGAAAAG GTCTATGAACCAGTGGAAGAAGGCTCTTACATTAAAATGATCGACATGGTTAGTGGGAAGGGAGGTCAACTACAG ATTAACGACATAAGTGGTTACTTGCCTGGACGGATTGTTTTCTTCTTG GTAAACTGCCATCTGACACCTCGTCCTATCCTGCTAACGAGACATGGTGAAAGTATGGATAATGTCGGAGGGAGAATCGGTGGAGACTCTTCTTTGAG TGAGGCTGGCCAGCTTTACTCTAGAAAGCTtgcaagttttgtggagaagcGACTGAAGTCTGAGAGGACTGCCTCT ATATGGACTAGCACACTCCAGAGGACAATATTAACAGCACATCCGATCATTGGCTTTCCAAAG ATACAATGGCGGGCTCTTGATGAGATAAATGCTGGGGTCTGTGATGGGATGACATATGATGAAATAAAGAAAAGTAAACCTGAAGAATACGA ATCACGTAAAAAAGACAAGCTGAGGTATCGTTATCCAAGAGGAGAATCCTACCTTGACGTCATTCAAAG ACTAGAACCTGTAATAATTGAGCTTGAACGACAGCGTGCACCAGTTGTAGTCATAGCTCACCAG GCTGTGTTAAGAGCACTTTATGCATACTTTGCGGACAAACCACTTGAGGAAGTCCCAAATATTGAG ATACCTCTACATACAATAATTGAGATACCAATGGGTGTTGCTGGTGTTCAAGAGAGACGGTACAAACTCATGGATGCAGTCCATCCGACCGCGGGGTTGTAA
- the LOC120652710 gene encoding trihelix transcription factor ASIL1-like, with protein MLLCTPLVQLQQPPPAHLTSLPVEFRSPSMPSRKLAPESASGNWSDGETSTLIDAWGAAHQRRRPRGRRLKDWRAAASAVNTHRAAAGRRFNRTRVQCQTRIRTLKKRYKEELARQPSSGWPHLSRLRAFLADPDGPPPGFPARAPVPVKREVKAEEGGCSGVAASWTVPRRPRDAAARSTGFCPAAVVTKLAEVYERVELARIGAEKEKMEMEVQQAMLDAVKVKQQ; from the coding sequence ATGTTATTATGCACTCCACTCGTTCAACTGCAACAGCCCCCGCCAGCTCATCTGACCAGCCTCCCCGTTGAGTTCCGATCGCCCAGCATGCCCAGCCGCAAGCTAGCACCGGAGAGTGCCTCCGGAAACTGGAGCGACGGCGAGACATCCACCCTCATCGACGCGTGGGGGGCtgcccaccagcgccgccgcccacgcggccgccgcctgaAGGACTGGCGCGCCGCGGCCAGCGCCGTGAAcacccaccgcgccgccgcggggcgccGCTTCAACCGCACTCGCGTGCAGTGCCAGACGCGCATCCGCACCCTCAAGAAGCGGTACAAGGAGGAGCTCGCGAGGCAGCCGTCGTCGGGGTGGCCCCACCTCAGCCGGCTCCGCGCGTTCCTGGCCGACCCCGACGGCCCGCCCCCGGGCTTCCCGGCAAGGGCGCCGGTGCCCGTCAAGCGGGAGGTGAAGGCGGAGGAGGGCGGGTGCAGCGGGGTGGCTGCGAGCTGGACGGTCCCGAGGAGGCCGAGAGATGCGGCTGCGCGGAGTACGGGGTTCtgtccggcggcggtggtgacgAAGCTGGCCGAGGTGTACGAGCGCGTGGAGCTGGCGAGGATCGGCGctgagaaggagaagatggagatGGAGGTGCAGCAGGCCATGTTGGATGCTGTGAAGGTGAAGCAGCAGTAG
- the LOC120652706 gene encoding scavenger receptor class F member 2-like: MPTTRRRPPPPPPAWTPEPWSDGETSALLDAWGPRHLRARGGALRPADWRACAAAVTSRRAADGRAPRTVDQCKNRVDYLKKRLRAERARPKGAPLPPPPVAAWLGRLRALLQLAPSAPPGFAHRLSATTGKVKEEEEDDDDEKASGGAPLPRDWPPVPKRPRTAVSLSPLSAASGEHPEGGGRSCTEVAAALDRLAGTYERVEAAKQREATRLEERRLEAMRDLEIERMRLLVDVAVTSSVGLDGATAAATAGGDF, translated from the coding sequence ATGCcgacgacgcgccgccgcccgccgccgcctccgccggcgtggACGCCCGAGCCGTGGAGCGACGGAGAGACTTCCGCGCTGCTCGACGCCTGGGGCCCGCGCCACctccgcgcccgcggcggcgcgctccgccccgccgactggcgcgcctgcgccgccgccgtcacctcccgccgcgccgcggacggccgcgcgccgcgcacCGTCGACCAGTGCAAGAACCGCGTCGATTACCTCAAGAAGCGCCTCAGGGCTGAGCGCGCCAGGCCCAAGGgggccccgctgccgccgccgccggtcgcggCGTGGCtcggccgcctccgcgcgctgcTGCAGCTCGCCCCCTCCGCTCCTCCCGGGTTCGCGCACCGCCTCAGCGCCACGACTGGGAAggtgaaggaggaggaggaggacgacgacgacgagaaggCGAGCGGCGGGGCTCCTCTGCCCCGCGACTGGCCGCCGGTGCCGAAGCGGCCGAGGACGGCGGTGTCGCTGTCGCCGTTGAGCGCCGCCTCTGGGGAGCACCCCGAAGGCGGCGGGAGGAGCTGCACGGAAGTGGCGGCGGCTCTGGACAGGCTTGCCGGGACGTACGAGCGGGTGGAGGCGGCGAAGCAGAGAGAGGCGACGCGGCTGGAGGAGCGGCGCCTCGAGGCGATGCGCGATCTCGAGATCGAGCGTATGCGCCTGCTCGTCGACGTCGCCGTCACCTCCTCCGTCGGTCTcgacggcgccaccgccgccgcaaccGCCGGCGGCGACTTCTAG
- the LOC120652708 gene encoding protein CHUP1, chloroplastic-like isoform X1, whose amino-acid sequence MMREGDACVALLRSKLHGLIERNRALEEENKQLRHQVSRLKGQVSSLEGQYTDKRMLWKKLENSATSISYSKEKQFVQSNDDAKEAVDLNSSLYHTRQQFSSATLMRSRPPRVPNPPPSPTCIQSNTNKKKEGCMAPPPPPPPPPSKLQRSTKAIQRVPELVELYRSFVRREGKNDAKSGSVAIPAATNSREMIGEIENKSAYVLAIKSDVENQGNFVNFLASEVQNAAYREIADVEEFVKWLDGELSYLVDERAVLKHFPNWPEKKADAMREAAFTYRDLKNLESEASSFHDDRRVATPMALKRMQALQDKMEQGIHNTERIRDSASGRYKDLKIPWEWMLDSGIINQSPANRHTTHGACPSYIEQLKMASLKLAKEYMNRIVNTLKSDPFANDEELLLQGVRFAFRIHQLAGGFDEGCRKAFQELKAYASKSE is encoded by the exons ATGATGAGGGAGGGCGATGCATGCGTTGCACTTCTGAGAAGCAAGCTCCATGGCCTGATCGAGAGAAATCGTGCTCTGGAAGAGGAGAACAAACAGCTGAGACACCAAGTGAGCCGATTAAAAGGTCAGGTCTCATCTCTCGAAGGGCAGTATACTGATAAGAGGATGCTATGGAAAAAGCTGGAGAATTCTGCAACCAGCATCAGCTATTCCAAGGAAAAGCAGTTTGTCCAGAGCAACGATGATGCAAAGGAAGCCGTAGATCTCAATAGCTCATTGTATCACACCAGGCAGCAATTCTCAAGCGCAACGCTAATGAGATCAAGGCCACCAAGGGTTCCAAATCCACCACCCAGTCCGACATGCATCCAGTCAAATACAAATAAGAAGAAGGAAGGATGCATggcccctcctccaccaccacctccaccaccttcCAAATTGCAGAGAAGCACAAAGGCGATACAAAGGGTGCCAGAGTTAGTTGAGTTGTACAGATCGTTCGTGCGGCGTGAAGGCAAAAATGATGCAAAGTCTGGATCTGTGGCAATTCCAGCAGCAACTAACAGCAGAGAGATGATTGGGGAGATTGAGAACAAATCAGCTTATGTTTTAGCT ATTAAATCAGATGTAGAAAATCAGGGCAACTTTGTGAACTTTCTCGCGAGTGAAGTTCAGAATGCAGCATACAGAGAGATAGCTGATGTTGAAGAGTTTGTGAAGTGGCTTGATGGGGAGTTGTCATACCTTGTGGATGAAAGAGCAGTGCTCAAACACTTTCCTAACTGGCCCGAGAAGAAAGCAGATGCCATGAGAGAAGCAGCATTCACTTATCGAGACCTGaagaacctagaatcagaagcATCATCCTTCCATGATGACAGAAGAGTGGCTACACCCATGGCGCTCAAGCGCATGCAAGCTCTGCAGGATAA AATGGAACAAGGTATTCATAACACTGAACGAATAAGGGACAGTGCAAGTGGAAGATACAAGGATCTGAAGATCCCGTGGGAATGGATGCTCGACTCCGGAATCATAAACCAA AGTCCAGCTAATAGACATACGACACATGGTGCATGCCCATCCTACATTGAACAGCTTAAGATGGCTTCCTTGAAGCTTGCAAAAGAGTACATGAACCGCATTGTGAACACACTGAAGTCGGATCCATTTGCAAATGATGAGGAGCTCCTTCTGCAAGGTGTCCGCTTTGCCTTCCGCATACATCAG CTTGCTGGTGGATTCGACGAAGGATGCCGTAAAGCATTCCAAGAACTAAAGGCTTATGCAAGCAAGTCAGAGTGA
- the LOC120652708 gene encoding protein CHUP1, chloroplastic-like isoform X2, whose amino-acid sequence MMREGDACVALLRSKLHGLIERNRALEEENKQLRHQVSRLKGQVSSLEGQYTDKRMLWKKLENSATSISYSKEKQFVQSNDDAKEAVDLNSSLYHTRQQFSSATLMRSRPPRVPNPPPSPTCIQSNTNKKKEGCMAPPPPPPPPPSKLQRSTKAIQRVPELVELYRSFVRREGKNDAKSGSVAIPAATNSREMIGEIENKSAYVLAIKSDVENQGNFVNFLASEVQNAAYREIADVEEFVKWLDGELSYLVDERAVLKHFPNWPEKKADAMREAAFTYRDLKNLESEASSFHDDRRVATPMALKRMQALQDKMEQGIHNTERIRDSASGRYKDLKIPWEWMLDSGIINQLKMASLKLAKEYMNRIVNTLKSDPFANDEELLLQGVRFAFRIHQLAGGFDEGCRKAFQELKAYASKSE is encoded by the exons ATGATGAGGGAGGGCGATGCATGCGTTGCACTTCTGAGAAGCAAGCTCCATGGCCTGATCGAGAGAAATCGTGCTCTGGAAGAGGAGAACAAACAGCTGAGACACCAAGTGAGCCGATTAAAAGGTCAGGTCTCATCTCTCGAAGGGCAGTATACTGATAAGAGGATGCTATGGAAAAAGCTGGAGAATTCTGCAACCAGCATCAGCTATTCCAAGGAAAAGCAGTTTGTCCAGAGCAACGATGATGCAAAGGAAGCCGTAGATCTCAATAGCTCATTGTATCACACCAGGCAGCAATTCTCAAGCGCAACGCTAATGAGATCAAGGCCACCAAGGGTTCCAAATCCACCACCCAGTCCGACATGCATCCAGTCAAATACAAATAAGAAGAAGGAAGGATGCATggcccctcctccaccaccacctccaccaccttcCAAATTGCAGAGAAGCACAAAGGCGATACAAAGGGTGCCAGAGTTAGTTGAGTTGTACAGATCGTTCGTGCGGCGTGAAGGCAAAAATGATGCAAAGTCTGGATCTGTGGCAATTCCAGCAGCAACTAACAGCAGAGAGATGATTGGGGAGATTGAGAACAAATCAGCTTATGTTTTAGCT ATTAAATCAGATGTAGAAAATCAGGGCAACTTTGTGAACTTTCTCGCGAGTGAAGTTCAGAATGCAGCATACAGAGAGATAGCTGATGTTGAAGAGTTTGTGAAGTGGCTTGATGGGGAGTTGTCATACCTTGTGGATGAAAGAGCAGTGCTCAAACACTTTCCTAACTGGCCCGAGAAGAAAGCAGATGCCATGAGAGAAGCAGCATTCACTTATCGAGACCTGaagaacctagaatcagaagcATCATCCTTCCATGATGACAGAAGAGTGGCTACACCCATGGCGCTCAAGCGCATGCAAGCTCTGCAGGATAA AATGGAACAAGGTATTCATAACACTGAACGAATAAGGGACAGTGCAAGTGGAAGATACAAGGATCTGAAGATCCCGTGGGAATGGATGCTCGACTCCGGAATCATAAACCAA CTTAAGATGGCTTCCTTGAAGCTTGCAAAAGAGTACATGAACCGCATTGTGAACACACTGAAGTCGGATCCATTTGCAAATGATGAGGAGCTCCTTCTGCAAGGTGTCCGCTTTGCCTTCCGCATACATCAG CTTGCTGGTGGATTCGACGAAGGATGCCGTAAAGCATTCCAAGAACTAAAGGCTTATGCAAGCAAGTCAGAGTGA
- the LOC120652707 gene encoding 6-phosphofructo-2-kinase/fructose-2,6-bisphosphatase-like isoform X2 → MAGSGGNSDQLFVSVKLESPRLAELDLDPHLFGSHPVAGSWDPCKAMPLERAAAAVWDLSCVVPSQLEPLDFKFVLKQKKDSSQCIVEEGPNRSLGYQSNEVEMRPAVFKLDEGKDVLKCKVQVQTEILSPFDLAASWRAHQEYLHPSKVRGAHDVTINTGLEGRAKNGFASALELDLEKYVVPTPNMGSGVVYAANLTENPRSLLQTGSSSNNDTTKDILYNSTKGDSSPNHYAKTMKGATEGHAPSLEEHRAMFVDRGVGSPNFARPTKETFSASNFKFDSEAKDMPAAEGAVAAAAVTDQMYGPKEDRKLTIVLVGLPARGKTFTAAKLTRYLRWLGHETKHFNVGKYRRLKHGTNQTADFFRGDNREGVEARNEVAALAMEDMLSWMQEGGQVGIFDATNSTRIRRNMLMKMAEGKCKIIFLETICNDKDVLERNIRLKVQQSPDYAEQTDFEAGVRDFKERLAYYEKVYEPVEEGSYIKMIDMVSGKGGQLQINDISGYLPGRIVFFLVNCHLTPRPILLTRHGESMDNVGGRIGGDSSLSEAGQLYSRKLASFVEKRLKSERTASIWTSTLQRTILTAHPIIGFPKIQWRALDEINAGVCDGMTYDEIKKSKPEEYESRKKDKLRYRYPRGESYLDVIQRLEPVIIELERQRAPVVVIAHQAVLRALYAYFADKPLEEVPNIEIPLHTIIEIPMGVAGVQERRYKLMDAVHPTAGL, encoded by the exons atggcgggctCCGGCGGGAACTCCGACCAGCTCTTCGTCTCCGTCAAGCTGGAGAGCCCCCGACTCGCGGAGCTCGACCTCGACCCCCACCTCTTCGGCTCCCATCCTGTCGCCGGCTCCTGGGACCCCTGCAAGGCC ATGCCGTTGGAgcgggctgccgccgccgtgtgGGACCTCAGCTGCGTCGTCCCTTCGCAGCTTG AACCACTGGATTTCAAGTTCGTTTTAAAGCAAAAAAAAGATAGTTCGCAGTGCATTGTTGAGGAGGGACCAAACAGATCACTAGGTTATCAGAGCAATGAAGTTGAAATGAGGCCTGCAGTGTTTAAACTCGATGAAGGGAAAGATGTACTTAAGTGCAAGGTTCAGGTTCAGACAGAAATTTTATCCCCATTTGACCTGGCTGCTAGTTGGAGGGCTCATCAGGAGTATCTTCACCCTTCAAAGGTGCGAGGGGCCCATGATGTCACTATCAACACTGGATTAGAAGGCAGAGCCAAG AATGGCTTCGCTTCTGCTTTGGAGCTTGATTTAGAGAAGTATGTAGTTCCAACACCAAACATGGGCTCCGGTGTTGTTTATGCAGCTAACTTGACTGAAAATCCACGTTCATTGTTGCAAACTGGGAGTTCCTCAAACAATGATACCACAAAGGACATTTTGTACAACTCGACTAAAGGCGATTCATCCCCAAATCACTATGCTAAAACTATGAAG GGCGCAACTGAAGGGCATGCACCATCACTGGAAGAACACAGGGCAATGTTTGTTGATAGAGGTGTTGGCTCACCAAACTTTGCAAGACCAACAAAGGAAACCTTTTCAGCGAGCAACTTTAAATTTGATTCTGAAGCAAAG GATATGCCAGCAGCAGAAGGAGCTGTTGCAGCAGCTGCAGTAACTGATCAGATGTATGGCCCAAAAGAGGACCGCAAGTTGACCATTGTGTTG GTTGGGCTGCCAGCTCGTGGTAAGACCTTCACAGCAGCTAAACTTACAAGATATCTTCGATGGTTAGGTCATGAAACAAAACACTTCAATGTTGGGAAG TACCGCCGGCTCAAGCACGGAACTAATCag ACTGCTGATTTCTTTCGTGGAGATAACAGGGAGGGTGTGGAGGCACGGAATGAG GTGGCAGCATTAGCAATGGAAGATATGCTATCCTGGATGCAGGAAGGTGGTCAG GTTGGTATTTTCGATGCCACAAACAGCACAAGAATACGGAGAAACATGCTGATGAAAATGGCCGAAGGAAAATGTAAG ATTATCTTTTTGGAAACCATATGTAATGACAAGGATGTTCTCGAGAGAAATATACGATTGAAAGTTCAACAGAGTCCCGATTATGCAGAGCA GACAGATTTTGAAGCTGGCGTGCGGGATTTCAAAGAGCGATTGGCCTATTATGAAAAG GTCTATGAACCAGTGGAAGAAGGCTCTTACATTAAAATGATCGACATGGTTAGTGGGAAGGGAGGTCAACTACAG ATTAACGACATAAGTGGTTACTTGCCTGGACGGATTGTTTTCTTCTTG GTAAACTGCCATCTGACACCTCGTCCTATCCTGCTAACGAGACATGGTGAAAGTATGGATAATGTCGGAGGGAGAATCGGTGGAGACTCTTCTTTGAG TGAGGCTGGCCAGCTTTACTCTAGAAAGCTtgcaagttttgtggagaagcGACTGAAGTCTGAGAGGACTGCCTCT ATATGGACTAGCACACTCCAGAGGACAATATTAACAGCACATCCGATCATTGGCTTTCCAAAG ATACAATGGCGGGCTCTTGATGAGATAAATGCTGGGGTCTGTGATGGGATGACATATGATGAAATAAAGAAAAGTAAACCTGAAGAATACGA ATCACGTAAAAAAGACAAGCTGAGGTATCGTTATCCAAGAGGAGAATCCTACCTTGACGTCATTCAAAG ACTAGAACCTGTAATAATTGAGCTTGAACGACAGCGTGCACCAGTTGTAGTCATAGCTCACCAG GCTGTGTTAAGAGCACTTTATGCATACTTTGCGGACAAACCACTTGAGGAAGTCCCAAATATTGAG ATACCTCTACATACAATAATTGAGATACCAATGGGTGTTGCTGGTGTTCAAGAGAGACGGTACAAACTCATGGATGCAGTCCATCCGACCGCGGGGTTGTAA
- the LOC120652707 gene encoding 6-phosphofructo-2-kinase/fructose-2,6-bisphosphatase-like isoform X3, translated as MAGSGGNSDQLFVSVKLESPRLAELDLDPHLFGSHPVAGSWDPCKAMPLERAAAAVWDLSCVVPSQLANLTENPRSLLQTGSSSNNDTTKDILYNSTKGDSSPNHYAKTMKGATEGHAPSLEEHRAMFVDRGVGSPNFARPTKETFSASNFKFDSEAKDMPAAEGAVAAAAVTDQMYGPKEDRKLTIVLVGLPARGKTFTAAKLTRYLRWLGHETKHFNVGKYRRLKHGTNQTADFFRGDNREGVEARNEVAALAMEDMLSWMQEGGQVGIFDATNSTRIRRNMLMKMAEGKCKIIFLETICNDKDVLERNIRLKVQQSPDYAEQTDFEAGVRDFKERLAYYEKVYEPVEEGSYIKMIDMVSGKGGQLQINDISGYLPGRIVFFLVNCHLTPRPILLTRHGESMDNVGGRIGGDSSLSEAGQLYSRKLASFVEKRLKSERTASIWTSTLQRTILTAHPIIGFPKIQWRALDEINAGVCDGMTYDEIKKSKPEEYESRKKDKLRYRYPRGESYLDVIQRLEPVIIELERQRAPVVVIAHQAVLRALYAYFADKPLEEVPNIEIPLHTIIEIPMGVAGVQERRYKLMDAVHPTAGL; from the exons atggcgggctCCGGCGGGAACTCCGACCAGCTCTTCGTCTCCGTCAAGCTGGAGAGCCCCCGACTCGCGGAGCTCGACCTCGACCCCCACCTCTTCGGCTCCCATCCTGTCGCCGGCTCCTGGGACCCCTGCAAGGCC ATGCCGTTGGAgcgggctgccgccgccgtgtgGGACCTCAGCTGCGTCGTCCCTTCGCAGCTTG CTAACTTGACTGAAAATCCACGTTCATTGTTGCAAACTGGGAGTTCCTCAAACAATGATACCACAAAGGACATTTTGTACAACTCGACTAAAGGCGATTCATCCCCAAATCACTATGCTAAAACTATGAAG GGCGCAACTGAAGGGCATGCACCATCACTGGAAGAACACAGGGCAATGTTTGTTGATAGAGGTGTTGGCTCACCAAACTTTGCAAGACCAACAAAGGAAACCTTTTCAGCGAGCAACTTTAAATTTGATTCTGAAGCAAAG GATATGCCAGCAGCAGAAGGAGCTGTTGCAGCAGCTGCAGTAACTGATCAGATGTATGGCCCAAAAGAGGACCGCAAGTTGACCATTGTGTTG GTTGGGCTGCCAGCTCGTGGTAAGACCTTCACAGCAGCTAAACTTACAAGATATCTTCGATGGTTAGGTCATGAAACAAAACACTTCAATGTTGGGAAG TACCGCCGGCTCAAGCACGGAACTAATCag ACTGCTGATTTCTTTCGTGGAGATAACAGGGAGGGTGTGGAGGCACGGAATGAG GTGGCAGCATTAGCAATGGAAGATATGCTATCCTGGATGCAGGAAGGTGGTCAG GTTGGTATTTTCGATGCCACAAACAGCACAAGAATACGGAGAAACATGCTGATGAAAATGGCCGAAGGAAAATGTAAG ATTATCTTTTTGGAAACCATATGTAATGACAAGGATGTTCTCGAGAGAAATATACGATTGAAAGTTCAACAGAGTCCCGATTATGCAGAGCA GACAGATTTTGAAGCTGGCGTGCGGGATTTCAAAGAGCGATTGGCCTATTATGAAAAG GTCTATGAACCAGTGGAAGAAGGCTCTTACATTAAAATGATCGACATGGTTAGTGGGAAGGGAGGTCAACTACAG ATTAACGACATAAGTGGTTACTTGCCTGGACGGATTGTTTTCTTCTTG GTAAACTGCCATCTGACACCTCGTCCTATCCTGCTAACGAGACATGGTGAAAGTATGGATAATGTCGGAGGGAGAATCGGTGGAGACTCTTCTTTGAG TGAGGCTGGCCAGCTTTACTCTAGAAAGCTtgcaagttttgtggagaagcGACTGAAGTCTGAGAGGACTGCCTCT ATATGGACTAGCACACTCCAGAGGACAATATTAACAGCACATCCGATCATTGGCTTTCCAAAG ATACAATGGCGGGCTCTTGATGAGATAAATGCTGGGGTCTGTGATGGGATGACATATGATGAAATAAAGAAAAGTAAACCTGAAGAATACGA ATCACGTAAAAAAGACAAGCTGAGGTATCGTTATCCAAGAGGAGAATCCTACCTTGACGTCATTCAAAG ACTAGAACCTGTAATAATTGAGCTTGAACGACAGCGTGCACCAGTTGTAGTCATAGCTCACCAG GCTGTGTTAAGAGCACTTTATGCATACTTTGCGGACAAACCACTTGAGGAAGTCCCAAATATTGAG ATACCTCTACATACAATAATTGAGATACCAATGGGTGTTGCTGGTGTTCAAGAGAGACGGTACAAACTCATGGATGCAGTCCATCCGACCGCGGGGTTGTAA